A genomic stretch from Aminobacter aminovorans includes:
- the tssG gene encoding type VI secretion system baseplate subunit TssG, whose amino-acid sequence MADDARQPLPDLAAAPDTLTEGYDFFELLRQLENRGGRLFGHSGRPDREPARLGQHVRLGFATQDVVKFEAATDKGAARVTVANLGVLGPEGPLPLHVTRWVLDRMSQRWFAGADAHQTSDTTFVEFVNILQHRMIALFYRAWADAHPGVQVERAVGGRVRTMLEAMAGTGLPETNNAEDPDVDSVKLRQAAALAGQVDGPERLTLFIAEVFNVRVQLKEFVASWLEIPAALQTRLGMASASLGRSATIGPRSFSRQNRVELRLGPLDLNTYSSFLPGSRRLAVLKRAISDLLGELLDVDLRIVLARDEVPPARIGAAQLGRTAWLAPPAERDDAEDMRLRTIVGWRPEMAGVGA is encoded by the coding sequence ATGGCCGATGACGCCCGGCAACCGCTTCCTGATCTAGCGGCGGCGCCAGACACGCTGACAGAGGGCTACGACTTTTTCGAGCTGTTGCGCCAGCTTGAGAACCGGGGCGGCCGTCTGTTCGGCCATTCCGGTCGTCCTGACCGCGAGCCGGCGCGTCTCGGCCAGCATGTGCGCCTCGGATTTGCGACTCAGGACGTCGTCAAGTTCGAGGCGGCCACAGACAAGGGTGCCGCGCGTGTCACAGTCGCCAATCTGGGGGTGCTTGGCCCGGAAGGCCCGCTGCCGCTGCATGTGACAAGGTGGGTGCTCGATCGCATGTCGCAGCGCTGGTTTGCCGGTGCCGACGCGCACCAGACAAGCGACACGACCTTCGTCGAGTTCGTCAACATCCTGCAGCACCGCATGATCGCTCTGTTCTATCGCGCCTGGGCGGATGCGCATCCAGGCGTGCAGGTCGAGCGTGCCGTCGGCGGGCGTGTCCGCACGATGCTGGAGGCTATGGCGGGCACCGGACTACCCGAAACCAACAATGCCGAGGATCCGGACGTCGATTCGGTCAAACTCCGCCAGGCAGCGGCCCTTGCCGGACAGGTCGACGGACCCGAGCGGCTGACCCTGTTTATCGCTGAAGTGTTCAATGTGAGGGTCCAGCTGAAGGAGTTCGTAGCGTCCTGGTTGGAGATTCCAGCCGCGCTGCAGACGAGACTCGGCATGGCCAGCGCTTCGCTGGGCAGAAGTGCGACCATCGGTCCGCGCAGCTTCAGCCGGCAAAACCGTGTCGAGCTGCGCCTCGGCCCGCTCGATTTGAATACCTATTCATCCTTCCTTCCCGGCAGCCGGCGGCTGGCTGTTCTGAAGCGCGCCATAAGCGACCTCCTCGGTGAATTGCTCGACGTCGATCTCAGGATCGTGCTGGCCCGCGACGAGGTGCCGCCGGCCCGCATCGGGGCTGCGCAGCTCGGCCGAACTGCGTGGCTTGCGCCCCCTGCGGAAAGGGACGATGCTGAGGATATGCGCCTGCGGACGATCGTCGGCTGGCGGCCCGAAATGGCGGGAGTCGGGGCATGA
- the tssJ gene encoding type VI secretion system lipoprotein TssJ — protein sequence MIDRRDFIIALGATGLVSACQSGPPKPSTVTVNVSGQAGMNPGPDGGDRPVTVLVMRLKSTGKFNSADYFALQGDAGSALAGDLIGSDQLSVGPGAAASKTITVEPEATALGFVALVREPTGRTWRTTKSVSPGSTVTITVRLGSGGISA from the coding sequence ATGATCGACCGGCGCGACTTCATTATCGCTCTCGGCGCTACAGGACTGGTGTCCGCCTGCCAGAGCGGGCCACCGAAACCGTCCACCGTTACCGTCAATGTGAGCGGTCAAGCCGGCATGAATCCCGGACCTGACGGCGGCGACAGGCCGGTGACGGTTCTGGTCATGCGATTGAAAAGCACGGGCAAGTTCAACTCGGCCGACTATTTCGCGCTGCAGGGTGACGCGGGTTCGGCACTTGCCGGCGATCTCATCGGCTCGGACCAGCTTTCGGTCGGACCCGGTGCGGCGGCATCGAAGACGATCACCGTCGAACCGGAGGCAACCGCGCTCGGCTTCGTCGCCCTTGTTCGCGAACCCACAGGTCGCACCTGGCGGACGACGAAGTCGGTTTCGCCGGGTTCGACGGTGACCATCACCGTGAGACTCGGCAGCGGAGGCATTTCGGCCTGA
- the tagH gene encoding type VI secretion system-associated FHA domain protein TagH — protein sequence MSLLLTLEQGPRAQAVRQTRLDQGELVIGRSPDADWQIDDPDMFVSRAHCKITSGQDGYIVIDTSSSGLFIDDAGSALGPGNSARLRHGMRLRLGDYVVSVELQPTEGHQQHFKPAPSRTSVAQPAPAPSRAPAGLGGDDFFSLKTDEEPQRPRPADLPNPFEHPEPGAFRAYERAGGSERNSPAFDDPFSLDPVATPVANGHADDVQNGTAAFADPFGVASSETPPPKQRSEPVVTQSPSFDDGFDLPPVALPPPVAEAKPGDPAPASASARPASPAPWDLPVRLPDAPPPPPMSLRAREKAAASSPAPTTAPSDSALRSAFLRGLGLDESVASNRDPLVEMEKFGREYRLMLEGLMQLLRKRAEEKGNARIEQTIVGSSEVNPLKFLPTVDDALATILAERSPGFLAGEPAIADAIRDLAHHHVRAWRGLQGALRHMIDRFDPVALEEELKSSSSIEKLLAGGRSAKLWDLYKKRHREIAVSAETRFMGEIGADFRNAYEEE from the coding sequence ATGAGCTTGCTCCTCACGCTCGAGCAGGGACCGCGCGCACAGGCAGTGCGCCAGACCCGGCTGGATCAGGGTGAACTGGTGATCGGTCGCAGTCCCGATGCGGACTGGCAGATCGACGACCCAGACATGTTCGTCTCGCGCGCCCACTGCAAGATCACATCAGGGCAGGACGGCTATATCGTCATCGACACGTCGAGCAGCGGCCTCTTCATCGACGACGCCGGCAGCGCGCTTGGCCCGGGCAATTCGGCGCGGCTGCGCCATGGCATGCGGCTCCGTCTCGGTGACTATGTCGTTTCGGTCGAGCTGCAGCCGACCGAAGGTCACCAACAACACTTCAAGCCGGCACCATCCAGGACATCGGTGGCGCAACCGGCGCCTGCGCCGTCTCGCGCACCGGCTGGTCTCGGTGGCGACGATTTCTTCTCGCTCAAGACCGACGAAGAGCCTCAGCGTCCCCGCCCCGCAGATCTCCCCAATCCGTTCGAGCATCCCGAACCCGGTGCGTTCCGTGCCTATGAGCGTGCCGGCGGCTCCGAGCGGAATTCGCCTGCCTTCGACGATCCGTTCAGCCTCGATCCGGTGGCGACACCTGTTGCAAACGGCCATGCCGACGACGTCCAGAACGGTACGGCGGCCTTCGCCGATCCTTTTGGCGTCGCTTCGAGCGAAACGCCGCCGCCCAAGCAAAGGTCGGAGCCGGTCGTGACGCAGTCGCCGTCATTCGATGACGGTTTCGACCTGCCGCCCGTGGCATTGCCTCCACCTGTCGCCGAGGCAAAGCCAGGCGATCCCGCCCCTGCCTCCGCCTCGGCAAGACCGGCCTCGCCGGCACCCTGGGATCTGCCGGTTCGCTTGCCAGATGCACCGCCTCCACCACCGATGTCCCTGCGCGCGCGGGAGAAGGCAGCGGCAAGCTCGCCGGCCCCCACGACCGCTCCCTCCGACAGTGCACTCAGGTCCGCCTTCCTGCGCGGACTGGGCCTTGATGAAAGCGTCGCCTCCAATCGCGATCCGCTTGTCGAAATGGAGAAGTTCGGCCGCGAATATCGCCTGATGCTCGAAGGCCTGATGCAACTCCTGCGCAAGCGCGCCGAGGAAAAGGGCAACGCCCGCATCGAGCAGACCATCGTCGGCTCGTCCGAGGTCAACCCGCTCAAGTTCCTGCCCACCGTCGACGATGCGCTGGCAACCATCCTGGCCGAACGCAGCCCGGGTTTTCTCGCCGGCGAGCCGGCCATAGCGGATGCGATCCGCGACCTCGCCCATCATCATGTTCGCGCCTGGCGCGGGCTGCAGGGCGCGCTGCGCCACATGATCGACCGCTTCGATCCCGTCGCGCTCGAGGAGGAGCTGAAGTCGAGCTCGTCGATCGAGAAACTGCTCGCCGGCGGCCGCAGCGCCAAGCTTTGGGATCTCTACAAGAAACGCCATCGCGAGATCGCCGTGAGCGCCGAGACGCGCTTCATGGGCGAAATAGGGGCCGACTTCCGCAACGCATATGAAGAGGAGTGA
- the tssF gene encoding type VI secretion system baseplate subunit TssF produces MDRIFLEYYEEELTHIRTLAAEFADMHPAVARNLSLDTVPCPDPYVERLLDGVAFLAARTRLKVDAERSRFARSVLEVLYPDLLTQAPAVTMAVLKPGQQIQTMNAGHVVKRGTRLVANLQPSLSTRSTFTTAQDVTLWPIEIASVGYYQDRSALAAAGISPISGVVCEAALRVSIARSGKGKLNELGLDRLDLHFAGRTKAALLFDTIFGVCTAIGARQNGKSGKLTVLPQPEMIGISDSEALMPRTRPTFEGYRLLREYFMMPERFHYARVQGLLPVVRGTEAGLEIFFLLRRSVPELADLAPADFELFATPVINLFERECNVIELDARKTRQVLYADRTRPRDFEIFRVTHVEDAEAQGPDAEIPALFSLGQNRGSGWVYSIERRPRRATEDERREGMTRTSYTGDDVFLAISRPAGIPAGRPLKRIEVTALCTNRDLPILDDNPTLTLESGDPVEAVRLLGALRAPQPSIPAALPAGADAESRADELAWRLVAQLALNFLSLAKEGRGVDPLHALLDLYADRGDPGLARHVRSIVRIDSQPVIERLAIPGPMCFGRGTEILLHIDQSVLSGQSSLLLSALLARLFARHAGINGFVRTRTRLLQKQEDVPWPMTPGNRFLI; encoded by the coding sequence ATGGATCGGATCTTCCTGGAGTATTACGAGGAGGAGCTGACCCACATCCGCACGCTTGCAGCTGAGTTCGCCGACATGCATCCGGCGGTCGCGCGCAACCTCTCGCTCGATACCGTGCCCTGCCCCGACCCTTATGTCGAGCGCCTGCTCGACGGTGTCGCCTTCCTTGCCGCACGCACCCGGCTCAAGGTCGATGCCGAACGCTCGAGGTTTGCGCGCAGCGTCCTTGAAGTCCTCTATCCCGATTTGCTGACGCAGGCGCCTGCCGTCACCATGGCCGTGCTGAAACCAGGCCAGCAGATCCAGACGATGAATGCCGGCCATGTCGTCAAACGCGGCACCCGACTGGTCGCCAACCTGCAGCCGAGCCTTTCCACCCGTTCCACCTTCACGACGGCGCAGGATGTCACCTTGTGGCCGATCGAGATTGCATCGGTCGGCTACTACCAGGATCGCAGCGCGCTCGCCGCAGCCGGGATCTCGCCGATCAGCGGTGTCGTGTGCGAAGCGGCGCTGCGCGTTTCCATTGCCAGGTCAGGCAAAGGCAAGCTCAACGAGCTGGGGCTCGACCGGCTCGACCTGCATTTTGCCGGGCGCACCAAAGCTGCGCTGCTATTCGATACGATCTTCGGCGTCTGCACTGCAATCGGCGCCCGTCAAAACGGCAAGTCAGGAAAGCTCACGGTCCTGCCCCAACCGGAGATGATCGGCATCAGCGACAGCGAGGCCTTGATGCCGCGCACGCGCCCGACATTTGAAGGTTACCGGCTGTTGCGCGAGTACTTCATGATGCCGGAGCGCTTCCACTATGCGCGTGTCCAAGGCCTGCTGCCGGTGGTGCGCGGTACCGAGGCCGGGCTCGAAATCTTCTTCTTGCTGCGCCGGTCCGTGCCTGAGCTCGCCGACCTTGCTCCCGCCGATTTCGAACTGTTTGCGACGCCCGTGATCAATCTGTTCGAGCGCGAATGCAACGTCATCGAACTCGATGCGCGCAAGACGCGGCAAGTGCTTTATGCCGATCGCACCCGGCCCCGGGATTTCGAGATTTTCCGCGTCACCCATGTCGAGGACGCCGAGGCCCAGGGACCCGATGCCGAGATACCGGCACTTTTCAGCCTGGGGCAAAACAGGGGTAGTGGCTGGGTCTATTCGATCGAACGCCGCCCGCGCCGCGCCACCGAAGACGAGCGTCGCGAGGGCATGACGCGCACCTCCTACACCGGTGACGATGTCTTTCTGGCGATCTCGCGCCCGGCAGGCATTCCCGCCGGGCGGCCGCTCAAGCGCATCGAGGTCACGGCGCTCTGCACCAACCGTGACCTGCCGATCCTCGATGACAACCCGACACTGACGCTGGAGAGCGGCGATCCCGTCGAAGCGGTACGGCTGCTCGGGGCATTGCGTGCGCCGCAGCCATCTATTCCGGCGGCGCTGCCTGCCGGAGCCGATGCGGAATCTCGTGCCGATGAACTCGCCTGGCGGCTGGTGGCGCAACTGGCGCTCAACTTCCTCAGCCTGGCCAAGGAGGGGCGTGGCGTCGATCCGCTGCACGCGCTGCTCGACCTCTATGCCGATCGCGGCGATCCCGGACTTGCCCGTCACGTCCGCTCGATCGTCCGCATCGATTCCCAGCCGGTGATCGAGCGCCTGGCCATACCCGGGCCAATGTGCTTCGGCCGTGGCACCGAGATCCTGCTCCACATCGACCAGTCGGTCCTTTCGGGGCAAAGCTCGCTGCTGCTTTCCGCTCTTCTGGCGCGCCTGTTTGCCCGCCACGCAGGTATCAATGGCTTCGTGCGTACCCGCACGCGGCTGCTCCAGAAGCAGGAGGATGTGCCATGGCCGATGACGCCCGGCAACCGCTTCCTGATCTAG